In a single window of the Alosa sapidissima isolate fAloSap1 chromosome 18, fAloSap1.pri, whole genome shotgun sequence genome:
- the LOC121690496 gene encoding N-acyl-aromatic-L-amino acid amidohydrolase (carboxylate-forming) B-like, protein MSKVSFPALSRVAVCGGTHGNELSGVYLVREYLRRKHNQRNAQESFTLMMVMSNPRAVQQCRRYTETDLNRCFTRATLSTPISDKTPYEIVRSQELNGLLGPKGSPEAMDLVCDLHNTTANMGLCFISFSDSDWICLHIYRHLQRELATIPVRYIHFDTPKNEAYSLESVGKHGFAMEIGPQPHGSVRSNIFVAIQEGVEQMLEWIHLFNSGTQFEGGSVEVFTLVKNIDYPRDPETRAITAAIHPDLQDRDFCLLHPGDPLFLSFSGETLRYKGKEPLYPFFVNECAYYEKGIALSLARRRRVVIPSIQCDRDR, encoded by the exons ATGAGCAAAGTGTCTTTTCCTGCCTTGTCCCGCGTGGCTGTGTGTGGTGGTACCCATGGCAACGAGCTCTCGGGTGTGTACCTGGTGCGGGAGTACTTGAGGAGGAAGCATAACCAACGCAATGCCCAGGAGTCCTTTACCttgatgatggtgatgtcaAATCCGCGCGCCGTTCAACAGTGTCGTCGCTACACCGAGACAGACTTGAACCGTTGCTTCACTCGAGCCACTCTCAG tactCCCATCTCCGATAAGACACCATATGAGATTGTGCGTTCCCAGGAGCTCAATGGCTTGTTGGGGCCCAAGGGAAGCCCTGAAGCTATGGATCTGGTGTGCGACCTGCACAACACGACGGCCAACATGGGCCTGTGCTTCATCAGCTTCTCTGACAGCGATTGGATCTGCCTACACATCTACAGACACCTCCAG AGAGAGCTGGCCACCATACCTGTACGATACATACACTTTGACACACCAAAGAATGAAGCTTACTCTTTAGAATCAGTGGGAAAACATGGCTTCG CGATGGAGATTGGCCCACAGCCCCATGGTTCTGTCAGGTCCAACATTTTTGTTGCTATACAAGAGGGAGTAGAGCAAATGCTGGAATGGATCCACCTCTTTAACTCAG ggaCTCAGTTTGAGGGAGGGTCCGTGGAAGTGTTCACGCTGGTTAAGAACATTGACTACCCACGGGACCCTGAGACACGTGCCATCACTGCTGCTATTCATCCAGATCTTCAG GACCGTGACTTTTGCCTGCTTCACCCTGGCGATCCtttattcctctctttctctggggAGACACTGCGTTACAAAGGGAAAGAGCCACTCTATCCGTTTTTCGTTAACGAGTGTGCTTACTATGAGAAGggcatcgctctctctctggctcgcAGAAGGAGAGTCGTCATTCCATCCATCCAGTGCGACAGAGACCGATAG
- the LOC121690499 gene encoding claudin domain-containing protein 1-like, which translates to MVDNRYATALVIACVLSIIATVYLSVAVGTQHWYQYISPPVYGEANASELRALQEEFIDGEFDEKTYSDSLFRLNGTVGLWWRCLQVPTETHWYKEPDPKMVMECVSFTLAQQFTPKYKEPGNHNSGEDMIRTYLWRCQFLLPLVSLGLVVLAGIIGFCACLCHSLAPTLGIGVLHLLAALCTLATVCCYLAGMDLLHRVSVLPDRVDASLGWSLYLALISSPLHMMAAALLVWAARSHSQNYYRMTAYRVA; encoded by the exons ATGGTCGATAATCGCTACGCCACAGCTCTTGTGATCGCCTGCGTCCTGAGCATCATTGCAACGGTGTACCTATCCGTGGCCGTGGGAACGCAGCACTGGTACCAGTATATCAGCCCGCCTGTTTACGGCGAGGCTAATGCCTCAGAGCTTCGCGCTCTCCAGGAAGAATTCATTGATGGCGAATTCGATGAAAAGACATACAGCGACTCTCTCTTCCGCCTCAACGGGACAGTGGGTTTGTGGTGGCGCTGCTTGCAAGTGCCTACAGAAACCCATTGGTACAAAGAACCAG ACCCTAAAATGGTGATGGAGTGTGTCAGTTTCACTCTGGCACAACAGTTCACACCCAAGTACAAGGAGCCAGGGAATCACAACAGTGGAGAGGACATGATACGGACCT ACTTATGGAGGTGTCAGTTCCTGCTTCCACTGGTGTCATTGGGGCTGGTGGTGCTGGCAGGCATAATAGGCttttgtgcatgtttatgtCACAGTCTTGCCCCCACACTTGGGATTGGGGTGCTCCATCTATTGGCTG CCTTGTGCACCCTGGCCACGGTCTGCTGCTACCTGGCCGGCATGGACCTGCTGCATCGAGTGTCAGTGCTGCCCGACCGCGTGGACGCCTCCCTGGGCTGGTCGCTCTACCTGGCGCTCATCTCCTCTCCGCTGCACATGATGGCCGCCGCCCTGCTTGTGTGGGCGGCACGCAGCCACAGCCAGAACTACTACCGCATGACCGCGTATAGAGTagcataa